A section of the Malania oleifera isolate guangnan ecotype guangnan chromosome 2, ASM2987363v1, whole genome shotgun sequence genome encodes:
- the LOC131148298 gene encoding scarecrow-like protein 14 — translation MSDDIEEKLGNFVDPLALRTTEKSFHEALGKKYPPSPSHLTLCKPVEKFSRNYNGSNNFNFQSTSQMPFSSKGICYDGLMKPSVTTNPSSSSRDGSILKQFRKGEEKARKYLPVIDFESHDLVVEKNDKGDSDAEEEEEEEGRSNEHLAFCGEVEELSNMLHQVFVFLDIEKEHSECTANEDSKNNRASGLIGGKDRAKKRRNVVVDLSDLLISCAEVQAGIDIRTTNKLLKEIRQHSSYIGVGSQRMAHYFANALEARLAGTGAQICADMFSKTPPPIDVLKFYRSFVFACPFRRICLNFANQYILDVTEKATKVHIIDFGTTFGFQWIIIVRDLLARVGGTPNLRIRGIEPPQHGPQKAQGVGETKHPMEKYFERFNISFEYKAIAKKWDTIQIDDIKINKDEVIVVNCLYQLENRLPDDTVALNSHRNIVIDLIRKINPKIFIHGVTNGSFNVPFFVRRFQEAVYYYYACFDMTDKIFTLENPSRLMFEQRMLGQEVVNTIACEGSERIVRPETYKQWQARNTNAGFKQLPLNRDLVKRLRAKLISMYHKDFMIEEDGHSMLLGWKGKILQALSCWVPNEY, via the coding sequence ATGAGCGATGACATAGAAGAGAAGTTGGGTAATTTTGTCGACCCTTTAGCTCTCAGAACTACAGAGAAATCTTTTCACGAAGCTCTAGGTAAGAAGTACCCTCCCTCACCTAGCCACCTCACTCTTTGTAAACCTGTTGAGAAATTTTCACGCAATTATAATGGTTCcaacaattttaattttcaatccaCTTCTCAAATGCCCTTCAGTTCCAAGGGGATTTGTTATGATGGATTGATGAAGCCTTCCGTAACCACTAATCCTTCAAGTAGCAGCAGGGATGGGTCCATTTTAAAGCAGTTCAGAAAAGGGGAAGAGAAAGCTCGCAAATACCTTCCAGTTATTGATTTTGAGAGCCATGATCTAGTGGTAGAGAAGAATGATAAAGGTGATTCTgatgcagaagaagaagaagaagaagaaggaaggtcTAATGAGCACTTGGCGTTTTGTGGCGAAGTGGAAGAGTTATCAAACATGCTTCACCAGGTTTTTGTTTTTCTTGACATAGAAAAAGAGCATTCAGAGTGCACTGCTAATGAAGATTCCAAGAATAACCGAGCTAGTGGATTGATTGGTGGAAAAGATCgagcaaaaaaaagaagaaatgttGTAGTGGATTTAAGTGATCTACTTATTAGTTGTGCAGAAGTCCAGGCTGGTATTGACATTAGGACTACAAATAAACTTTTAAAAGAGATTAGGCAACACTCTTCTTATATTGGTGTTGGATCTCAGAGGATGGCACATTACTTTGCCAATGCTCTTGAGGCACGCTTGGCGGGTACTGGGGCTCAAATTTGTGCTGACATGTTTTCCAAGACACCACCACCTATTGACGTGTTGAAATTCTATCGATCTTTTGTCTTTGCCTGTCCTTTTAGAAGGATCTGTTTAAATTTTGCAAATCAGTACATTTTGGATGTGACTGAGAAAGCAACAAAAGTTCATATTATAGATTTTGGTACCACATTTGGATTCCAGTGGATCATCATTGTACGAGATCTTTTAGCTAGAGTTGGTGGAACTCCCAATCTTCGCATTAGAGGAATAGAGCCTCCTCAACATGGTCCTCAAAAAGCACAAGGAGTTGGGGAGACAAAGCATCctatggaaaaatattttgaacgGTTTAATATCTCATTTGAGTATAAGGCTATAGCAAAAAAATGGGACACTATTCAAATTGATGACATTAAGATCaacaaagatgaggtcattgttGTGAATTGTCTATACCAATTGGAGAATCGTCTACCTGATGACACAGTTGCATTGAATAGCCACAGAAATATCGTAATAGACCTAATTCGAAAGATaaatcccaaaatatttatcCATGGTGTTACGAATGGATCCTTCAATGTCCCCTTCTTTGTTAGACGGTTCCAAGAGGCGGTATACTACTATTATGCATGCTTTGATATGACGGATAAAATATTTACCCTTGAAAATCCAAGCAGGTTGATGTTTGAGCAAAGGATGCTTGGGCAAGAGGTTGTGAATACCATTGCATGTGAGGGTTCTGAGAGGATTGTGAGGCCTGAAACATATAAGCAATGGCAGGCCCGTAACACAAATGCTGGATTTAAGCAGCTTCCATTGAATAGGGACCTCGTGAAGAGATTAAGAGCGAAGTTGATATCTATGTACCACAAAGATTTTATGATTGAGGAAGATGGTCACTCGATGCTCCTAGGATGGAAAGGCAAAATATTGCAAGCTCTCTCTTGTTGGGTTCCAAATGAGTACTAA